A region of Salinibacter sp. 10B DNA encodes the following proteins:
- the sulP gene encoding sulfate permease, with amino-acid sequence MLQRVGTWLQGYLPISEWVSNYTADRLRRDATAGLTVGTMLIPQGMAYAVIAGMPPIYGLYAGLVPLLIYPLFGSSRQLAIGPVAIDMLIVAAGVGALAQSGTERYVALAILLTAMVGVIQVAMGGLRLGFVAGLLSRPVIAGLTSAASLIIACSQLGNLLGVELGRSQYVHVLLWDALQHAGDTHGLTLGLSVGCIGVLVGLSRWWPRVPGPLVVVVLGTVGSWGLGLGQDGVEVIGAIPTGLPTPEVWSTSFSDLNALLPAAITLALVQFMKDASLGRIFAKRHGYNINPNQELIGVGAGNVVGSFFQAIPASGSFSRSAVNDQAGAQTPLANAFAAGVIALTLLFLTPLFYYLPVPALAAIIVVSGLGLIDLHELRMLFRARRRDGYIALFTAASTLFIGVQEGILLGIGASVLGVLFRISRPNVAELGHVPGTRRFRDVDRFEQAIRLQDILILRVDAAYSFANSDYFRDFLLEKSKREGRDVSVVVVDGSSINALDTTAVEALDSVANRLEEDGIEVHLTGLIGPVRETVRRSGLYARFGADRFHLDPHAAVMQVLRRWDAADGGSRVEEYLATTDPEKKETTPAAS; translated from the coding sequence ATGCTCCAACGTGTAGGGACCTGGCTTCAGGGGTATCTCCCGATCTCTGAGTGGGTCTCCAACTACACGGCCGATCGGCTCCGGCGCGACGCCACGGCAGGCCTCACGGTGGGAACGATGCTGATCCCACAGGGCATGGCCTACGCCGTGATTGCGGGGATGCCGCCCATCTACGGCCTCTATGCGGGGCTCGTCCCGTTGCTGATCTACCCCCTGTTCGGGAGCTCACGACAACTGGCCATTGGGCCGGTGGCGATCGACATGCTCATCGTCGCCGCCGGGGTAGGCGCGCTGGCCCAGAGCGGAACCGAGCGGTACGTCGCGCTTGCGATTTTGCTGACGGCCATGGTGGGGGTGATTCAAGTTGCAATGGGAGGACTGCGGCTCGGCTTCGTGGCGGGGCTTCTCTCCCGCCCCGTGATCGCAGGGCTCACGTCTGCCGCCTCGCTGATTATTGCCTGCAGTCAGCTGGGAAATCTCCTTGGGGTCGAGCTCGGCCGCTCGCAGTACGTTCATGTGCTGCTCTGGGATGCCCTGCAGCACGCCGGAGACACGCATGGACTCACCCTTGGGCTCAGCGTGGGATGTATCGGGGTGTTGGTCGGGCTGTCTCGATGGTGGCCACGCGTGCCAGGGCCGCTGGTCGTGGTTGTGTTGGGGACGGTTGGCAGCTGGGGCCTTGGACTGGGGCAGGACGGGGTCGAAGTCATTGGCGCGATCCCGACGGGACTGCCGACCCCTGAGGTGTGGAGCACAAGTTTCTCGGACCTGAATGCACTGCTTCCGGCCGCCATTACCTTGGCCCTGGTGCAGTTTATGAAAGATGCCTCGCTCGGGCGCATCTTTGCGAAACGGCACGGATACAACATCAATCCCAATCAGGAGCTGATCGGGGTCGGTGCGGGCAATGTCGTCGGGAGCTTTTTTCAAGCCATTCCGGCGTCCGGGAGCTTCTCACGATCGGCGGTGAACGACCAGGCGGGAGCCCAAACGCCGCTGGCCAATGCGTTTGCGGCGGGCGTGATTGCCCTAACGTTGCTCTTCTTGACCCCGCTGTTCTATTATCTCCCCGTGCCGGCCCTGGCCGCGATTATTGTCGTGTCCGGCCTTGGACTCATCGACCTCCACGAGCTGCGGATGCTGTTTCGGGCCCGGCGACGGGACGGCTACATTGCCCTCTTTACGGCCGCGAGCACGCTCTTCATCGGAGTGCAAGAAGGAATCTTGCTGGGGATCGGGGCCTCCGTTCTTGGCGTTCTGTTTCGCATCAGCCGTCCGAATGTGGCCGAACTCGGGCACGTCCCGGGCACGCGTCGCTTTCGGGACGTGGATCGGTTCGAGCAAGCCATTCGCCTTCAGGACATCCTGATCCTCCGGGTTGATGCGGCCTACTCGTTTGCCAACTCTGACTATTTTCGGGACTTCCTGCTAGAAAAAAGCAAGCGGGAGGGACGCGACGTGAGTGTCGTGGTGGTGGACGGAAGCAGCATCAATGCGCTCGATACCACGGCCGTGGAGGCGCTCGATTCGGTTGCAAACCGGCTCGAAGAAGACGGGATCGAGGTGCACTTGACTGGTCTCATCGGGCCCGTTCGGGAAACGGTGCGCCGATCGGGGCTCTATGCTCGATTTGGGGCCGATCGCTTTCATCTCGACCCGCACGCAGCGGTCATGCAGGTGCTGAGGCGTTGGGATGCGGCGGATGGCGGGTCTCGGGTAGAAGAGTATCTCGCGACCACCGATCCTGAAAAGAAGGAAACCACCCCGGCGGCTTCCTAG
- a CDS encoding M3 family oligoendopeptidase: MPDPETSANDVRWRLDDLHDSPTDVKESLEEADEAAEAFAEQYQGRISELSPVALATALEELEAIQDRLGRAYAYAHLHWSTDTNDGERGALLQSVREAYNRTNQKLLFVEVEWADVEEAHASEILEHEAVADYRHYLETEYLQKEHVLSEPEEKVLSEKSITGTQAWTRYFDETLGATRYELEGEELTQEEILSKLYEPDRELRRNAALSFTEGLTENQRTLTFVFNTLLADKASTDRLRNYDHWLESRNLSNEVDDETVQALIESVTGRYDLVARFYELKRRLLDLDELYDYDRYAPVGEADTTYEWGEARSMVLDAYGDFHPDMQDVARRFFEENWIDATMAEGKRSGAFSHGTVPSAHPYVLLNYTGKPRDVQTLAHELGHGVHQFLSREQTIFHHGTPLTTAEMASVFGEMLVFQRLMRQEDDPQNRLAMLVSKIDDTLATVFRQMAMNRFEDRIHTERREDGELQPERFAEHWMETQEAMFEDSVTLGDHYRHWWSYIPHFLHTPGYVYAYAFGELLVLALYARYQEAGDAFAEQYVDLLRAGGSDWPHELVGQLGVDLEDEQFWEKGLAQIEDLIAEAEALADPKTDDNASVGADVRV; encoded by the coding sequence ATGCCCGATCCGGAGACGAGTGCCAACGACGTACGGTGGCGCCTCGACGACCTGCACGATAGCCCCACGGACGTAAAGGAAAGTCTCGAGGAGGCGGACGAAGCGGCGGAGGCGTTTGCCGAACAGTATCAGGGGCGTATTTCGGAGTTATCCCCCGTTGCCCTGGCCACGGCTTTGGAAGAGCTCGAGGCCATTCAAGATCGCCTCGGGCGGGCCTACGCGTACGCCCACCTGCACTGGTCCACCGATACGAATGACGGAGAGCGCGGAGCACTCCTGCAGTCTGTTCGGGAAGCCTACAACCGTACGAATCAGAAGCTGCTCTTTGTCGAGGTCGAATGGGCGGACGTAGAGGAAGCACATGCCAGCGAGATTCTGGAGCATGAGGCTGTGGCGGACTATCGGCACTATCTGGAGACCGAGTATCTCCAAAAAGAGCACGTGCTCAGTGAGCCGGAGGAGAAGGTGTTGTCCGAGAAGAGCATCACTGGAACGCAGGCCTGGACCCGCTACTTCGACGAAACCCTGGGAGCCACGCGTTATGAGCTGGAGGGAGAGGAGCTCACGCAGGAAGAGATTCTGTCGAAGCTCTACGAGCCGGATCGTGAGTTGCGCCGGAATGCGGCCCTCTCCTTCACGGAGGGACTTACGGAAAATCAGCGGACGCTCACCTTTGTCTTCAATACACTGCTGGCCGACAAGGCCTCGACCGACCGGCTTCGGAACTACGATCACTGGTTGGAGAGTCGAAACCTTTCGAATGAGGTGGACGACGAGACGGTGCAGGCCCTGATCGAGTCTGTCACGGGACGATACGACCTTGTGGCTCGCTTCTACGAGCTCAAGCGTCGGCTTCTCGATCTGGATGAACTGTACGATTACGACCGGTACGCGCCAGTGGGGGAGGCGGATACGACGTACGAGTGGGGGGAGGCCCGGTCGATGGTTCTGGACGCCTATGGCGACTTCCATCCGGACATGCAGGATGTGGCGCGCCGGTTTTTTGAGGAGAACTGGATTGATGCGACAATGGCCGAGGGGAAGCGAAGTGGGGCGTTTAGTCACGGCACGGTGCCAAGTGCGCATCCGTATGTGCTGCTCAACTACACTGGGAAGCCGCGCGACGTGCAGACGCTCGCCCACGAGTTGGGGCACGGGGTGCACCAGTTCCTTTCGCGAGAGCAGACGATCTTTCATCACGGTACGCCCCTGACCACCGCTGAAATGGCGTCGGTCTTTGGCGAGATGCTGGTCTTCCAGCGTCTCATGCGGCAGGAGGACGATCCGCAGAATCGCCTCGCGATGCTGGTTTCCAAGATCGACGATACACTGGCCACCGTTTTCCGGCAGATGGCGATGAATCGGTTCGAGGATCGCATTCACACCGAGCGACGAGAGGACGGCGAGCTGCAGCCGGAGCGATTCGCGGAGCACTGGATGGAGACGCAGGAGGCGATGTTCGAGGACAGCGTCACGCTCGGCGATCACTACCGGCATTGGTGGAGCTACATCCCCCACTTTCTCCACACGCCCGGCTACGTGTACGCCTACGCCTTCGGCGAGCTACTTGTACTGGCCCTCTATGCGCGCTATCAGGAGGCCGGGGATGCGTTTGCCGAACAGTACGTTGATCTGCTGCGGGCGGGTGGGTCCGACTGGCCCCACGAGCTCGTTGGGCAGCTTGGGGTGGACCTGGAGGACGAGCAGTTTTGGGAGAAGGGACTTGCCCAAATTGAAGACCTGATTGCAGAGGCAGAGGCACTGGCCGACCCGAAGACGGACGACAATGCGTCGGTGGGGGCGGACGTGCGAGTGTAG
- the ytxJ gene encoding bacillithiol system redox-active protein YtxJ, translated as MSDTPFVPLTSDADWAEARDRSAETPVLIFKHSSSCPVSGQADAEMTELARETDVPIYRVVVQNHRAVSNIIETELGVRHETPQTILLHEQSPVFNTSHFNVTADTLREELRRVSVSIQ; from the coding sequence ATGTCGGATACGCCCTTCGTGCCCCTCACCTCCGACGCGGATTGGGCGGAGGCCCGCGATCGCTCGGCGGAGACGCCCGTCCTCATTTTCAAGCACAGTTCCTCGTGCCCCGTCAGCGGACAAGCCGACGCCGAGATGACCGAACTTGCCCGAGAAACGGACGTGCCCATCTACAGAGTCGTCGTCCAAAACCACCGGGCCGTATCCAATATCATTGAAACCGAGCTAGGCGTGCGGCATGAAACCCCGCAGACGATTCTCCTGCACGAACAATCCCCCGTATTCAACACGTCCCATTTCAATGTGACGGCGGATACGCTGCGGGAGGAGCTGCGCCGTGTTTCTGTTTCTATCCAATAA